In the Astatotilapia calliptera chromosome 5, fAstCal1.2, whole genome shotgun sequence genome, one interval contains:
- the LOC113022964 gene encoding zinc finger MYM-type protein 1-like, protein MDIRKFFKKESGQRSTERQRGETSAGEGEAEGVAEGEKGQQASSSQREQGETEELQQIDREAEEDQVITERGEQTGQERENDEAAAATHSTTGFDLGDKDTGPRQVKLKSYPHDTFGTQKRAFNHSWFEKHNWLEYSVNQNAAFCFPCRVFGKNIKHDSLVSNGCKNWKKALVIFGKHEMAQTHKDSVVTWKSYQGTSKQGNVAQMIATANVSEIVERREYLRRIVAVTSMLGRQGLPFRGHDEGEDSPNRGNFLACMELLKEFDPFLQKHNPPSNAQYISPTSQNDMIDCCAQEVTSVIVSEMTKSKVYSIMVDEARDKKAEQLAVCVRYVSEGAVEERFLALAEIKSFDAQSIANEIQQQIQNYGLAELKCVAQTYDGAAVMSGSTRGVQAHFRRLHPEAIYVHCYAHQLNLVLCNTCKAVPEAVELFSLLECVYSFFSTSLVNHHKFMETQAKLGLTKTELVQLSNTRWACQLRSISAVLETLPAILECLSAIGSPIAVGLRAKLYKFSAVYALLMFQSILSVTEGLHKFLQKETLDLAEAFICKQAVCDTLKGICYRAV, encoded by the coding sequence GGTGAGGCAGAAGGAGTGGCTGAGGGAGAAAAAGGTCAACAGGCAAGTTCAAGTCAGAGAGAGcaaggagagacagaggagctgCAGCAAATAGATCGAGAGGCAGAGGAAGATCAAGTTAttacagagagaggagagcaaaCAGGCCAAGAGAGGGAAAATGATGAAGCAGCTGCAGCAACTCATTCTACTACAGGGTTTGATTTAGGTGACAAAGACACAGGGCCCAGACAGGTGAAGCTGAAGAGCTATCCACATGATACTTTTGGTACACAGAAGCGAGCATTTAACCACAGCTGGTTTGAAAAGCACAACTGGTTAGAATATTCAGTCAACCAGAATGCAGCTTTCTGCTTCCCATGTAGAGTGTTTggcaaaaacatcaaacatgatAGTTTGGTCAGTAACGGTTGCAAGAACTGgaagaaagctttagtcatCTTTGGCAAGCATGAGATGGCACAAACACATAAGGACAGTGTTGTTACATGGAAAAGCTACCAGGGAACTAGCAAACAGGGAAACGTTGCACAGATGATAGCAACTGCAAATGTGAGTGAGATAGTCGAAAGAAGAGAGTATCTCAGACGAATTGTTGCAGTCACCTCTATGTTAGGGAGACAGGGACTCCCTTTTCGTGGTCATGATGAAGGTGAAGACAGCCCAAACAGAGGGAATTTTCTTGCGTGCATGGAGCTTTTGAAGGAGTTTGATCCTTTTCTTCAAAAACATAATCCCCCATCAAATGCACAGTATATCTCACCAACATCCCAGAATGACATGATTGACTGTTGTGCCCAGGAAGTTACTAGTGTCATTGTATCTGAAATGACAAAGTCTAAAGTCTATTCCATCATGGTGGATGAGGCAAGGGATAAAAAGGCAGAGCAGTTAGCTGTTTGTGTCAGGTACGTGTCAGAGGGGGCAGTGGAGGAGCGTTTCCTTGCACTTGCAGAGATAAAATCATTTGATGCCCAGTCCATTGCAAATGAGATTCAGCAGCAGATCCAAAACTATGGTCTTGCAGAGCTTAAGTGTGTAGCACAAACATATGATGGTGCAGCCGTTATGAGTGGCTCCACTAGAGGTGTACAAGCACATTTTAGAAGGCTCCATCCTGAGGCTATCTATGTGCATTGTTATGCTCATCAACTCAACCTGGttttgtgcaatacttgcaaGGCTGTCCCAGAGGCTGTGGAGCTTTTCAGCTTGTTGGAGTGTGTGTATTCTTTCTTCAGCACCTCCCTAGTCAATCATCATAAGTTCATGGAGACTCAGGCAAAGCTTGGATTGACAAAAACTGAGCTTGTGCAACTTTCAAACACTCGCTGGGCATGTCAGTTGCGATCAATCAGTGCAGTTCTTGAGACATTGCCTGCCATTTTGGAGTGCCTATCTGCAATTGGATCCCCCATAGCTGTTGGTCTCAGAGCAAAGCTCTACAAGTTCTCAGCAGTCTATGCACTACTGATGTTTCAGTCGATTCTGTCTGTAACCGAAGGACTCCACAAATTCCTGCAGAAAGAGACTTTAGACCTGGCAGAAGCTTTTATCTGCAAACAAGCTGTGTGTGACACACTTAAGGGCATTTGCTACAGAGCTGTATGA